In the Plodia interpunctella isolate USDA-ARS_2022_Savannah chromosome 6, ilPloInte3.2, whole genome shotgun sequence genome, one interval contains:
- the Zfrp8 gene encoding programmed cell death protein 2 isoform X1: protein MNKNKIDIGVLEERRSWLLHPKFFPSKVGGKPAWLDLKNLPIPSELSCKKCNDPLVFLCQIYAPYEESVHSFHRTIFVFICRNGPCCQSNTTENFLVLRCQLPRRNSFYSYDPYEENEDEVFPMDKYPKLCTVCGIRAPSHCAKCKKVFYCSRKHQILDWQKGHKEQCCALQNSIIFQNDTSCKLSNFMVTESGKTILFKEWELLVDEEEEEDQSNIDVNQEMEKLKKMMQEKKAGSLHNVSDSELEQYTKTLPEDKVFNKFSKRVARHPDQVLRYERNGQPLWITGNFDNSIINIPACQYCNGERQFEFQIMPQLLNFIDVGIDFNSIDWGVLAVYSCKKSCDLGPSYKEEYMIKQDLSN from the exons atgaataaaaataaaattgatatcgGCGTACTGGAGGAGAGAAGAAGTTGGCTCTTGCATCCAAAATTTTTTCCAAGTAAAGTCGGTGGCAAACCTGCATGGTTAGATTTGAAGAATTTGCCAATCCCATCTGAGCTCTCTTGTAAGAAATGTAATGACCCTTTAGTGTTTTTATGTCAA ATTTATGCACCGTATGAAGAATCTGTACATAGTTTTCatcgaacaatttttgtttttatatgtagAAATGGACCTTGTTGTCAATCAAATACGACAGAAAATTTCTTAGTGCTGCGTTGCCAGCTACCTCGGAGAAACTCTTTCTATTCATATGACCCTTATGAAGAAAATGAGGACGAG GTTTTTCCCATGgataaatatccaaaattATGTACTGTTTGTGGCATCCGGGCTCCTTCGCACTGTGctaaatgtaaaaaagtattttattgcaGTCGAAAGCACCAGATTTTAGATTGGCAAAAAGGACATAAAGAACAATGCTGTGCTTTACAG aatTCTATAATTTTTCAGAATGATACTTCATGTAAACTGAGTAACTTTATGGTAACTGAATCaggaaaaactattttattcaaaGAGTGGGAGCTCCTTGTTGATGAAGAAGAGGAG GAAGACCAAAGCAACATAGATGTTAATCAAGAAAtggaaaaattgaaaaagatgATGCAGGAAAAGAAAGCAGGCAGTTTACATAATGTAAGTGATAGTGAACTAGAACAGTACACCAAGACTTTGCCAGAAGACAAGGTTTTCAACAAATTCAGTAAAAGAGTAGCTAGGCATCCAGACCAAGTACTCAGATATGAAAGAAATGGACAGCCTTTATGGATCACCGGAAATTTtgataatagtataataaatataccagCATGTCAGTACTGCAATGGAGAAAGACAATTTGAATTTCAG ATCATGCCCCAGCTGctcaattttattgatgttGGTATAGATTTCAACAGTATAGACTGGGGGGTGCTGGCAGTATACAGTTGTAAAAAGAGCTGTGACTTGGGTCCTAGTTATAAGGAAGAATATATGATAAAACAAGATTTGTCTAATTGA
- the Zfrp8 gene encoding programmed cell death protein 2 isoform X2: protein MNKNKIDIGVLEERRSWLLHPKFFPSKVGGKPAWLDLKNLPIPSELSCKKCNDPLVFLCQIYAPYEESVHSFHRTIFVFICRNGPCCQSNTTENFLVLRCQLPRRNSFYSYDPYEENEDEVFPMDKYPKLCTVCGIRAPSHCAKCKKVFYCSRKHQILDWQKGHKEQCCALQNDTSCKLSNFMVTESGKTILFKEWELLVDEEEEEDQSNIDVNQEMEKLKKMMQEKKAGSLHNVSDSELEQYTKTLPEDKVFNKFSKRVARHPDQVLRYERNGQPLWITGNFDNSIINIPACQYCNGERQFEFQIMPQLLNFIDVGIDFNSIDWGVLAVYSCKKSCDLGPSYKEEYMIKQDLSN, encoded by the exons atgaataaaaataaaattgatatcgGCGTACTGGAGGAGAGAAGAAGTTGGCTCTTGCATCCAAAATTTTTTCCAAGTAAAGTCGGTGGCAAACCTGCATGGTTAGATTTGAAGAATTTGCCAATCCCATCTGAGCTCTCTTGTAAGAAATGTAATGACCCTTTAGTGTTTTTATGTCAA ATTTATGCACCGTATGAAGAATCTGTACATAGTTTTCatcgaacaatttttgtttttatatgtagAAATGGACCTTGTTGTCAATCAAATACGACAGAAAATTTCTTAGTGCTGCGTTGCCAGCTACCTCGGAGAAACTCTTTCTATTCATATGACCCTTATGAAGAAAATGAGGACGAG GTTTTTCCCATGgataaatatccaaaattATGTACTGTTTGTGGCATCCGGGCTCCTTCGCACTGTGctaaatgtaaaaaagtattttattgcaGTCGAAAGCACCAGATTTTAGATTGGCAAAAAGGACATAAAGAACAATGCTGTGCTTTACAG AATGATACTTCATGTAAACTGAGTAACTTTATGGTAACTGAATCaggaaaaactattttattcaaaGAGTGGGAGCTCCTTGTTGATGAAGAAGAGGAG GAAGACCAAAGCAACATAGATGTTAATCAAGAAAtggaaaaattgaaaaagatgATGCAGGAAAAGAAAGCAGGCAGTTTACATAATGTAAGTGATAGTGAACTAGAACAGTACACCAAGACTTTGCCAGAAGACAAGGTTTTCAACAAATTCAGTAAAAGAGTAGCTAGGCATCCAGACCAAGTACTCAGATATGAAAGAAATGGACAGCCTTTATGGATCACCGGAAATTTtgataatagtataataaatataccagCATGTCAGTACTGCAATGGAGAAAGACAATTTGAATTTCAG ATCATGCCCCAGCTGctcaattttattgatgttGGTATAGATTTCAACAGTATAGACTGGGGGGTGCTGGCAGTATACAGTTGTAAAAAGAGCTGTGACTTGGGTCCTAGTTATAAGGAAGAATATATGATAAAACAAGATTTGTCTAATTGA